The Blastocatellia bacterium region CCGACTTTCAAGCGGGCAAGATGTCTACGAAATTTATGGAGCGCTTCATCCCCGCCAGGGCGGCGAAGAAATCCGAGCAGAAGGCCAGCGCGGGCGAATGACCGGCGGCCCCGCCGGATGTTGAGCGATGACCTTCACGCTGCCTAAACTTTATCCCATCACAGACACGCGACTGAGCGGCCTGACGCACGCCGAACAAGTTGAGCGCCTGGCGGCTGGCGGCGCGACCATTGTGCAGTTGCGCGAGAAGCTCGCTTCGCCCCGTGAGTTCTACGACGCCGCGCGCGAGGCGATGCGAGTCGCCCGCGCCCTCGGCGTCCGCCTCATCATCAATGACCGCGTAGACATCGCGCTCGCCGTTGACGCCGACGGTGTACATCTCGGCCAGGACGACCTGCCGCCCCGGCGGGCGCGGGCCCTGATGGGCGCCAGCCGCATCGTCGGCTATTCGACGCACAACGTCGAACAGGCTCTGGAAGCCGATTCTACGCCGGTGGATTACCTGGCCATCGGCCCCGTCTTTCAGACGACGACAAAAGAGAAGGCCGACCCGGTAGTTGGCTTTGAGTTGATTGGGGGATTAAAATCTCGCCTGACGAAGCCACTGGTCGCCATCGGCGGCATCACGCTTGAGACTGCGCCCGCCGTCATCGCCGCAGGTGCCGACAGCGTCGCCGTCATTTCGGACCTCTACGCCGGCAACATCACCGACCGCACGCGCGAGTATCTTCGTCGCCTTTGATCCTTATGAGTGGCGGCGCCGGACCGTGCGGCCCGCTTTGCCCGCGAATCTAACTCCGCTACGCCATTCGTACGTATGTTATGATTCTACCCAGAAACGAACTCCCCTGATTGAGACGACGAATCCGGTTTACCGCCATGAAGCCAGGAGCGCCTCAGGACGGATGACATAAGGAGCTTTGCAATGGTTAAACGAAACGCGATCCCTTTACATGCGCTGCCGGCGCTGGTCTTCACCGCGCTCTGTCTGCTCTCGACAATCATCACGGCCACGCCGCAGCCGGTGGCTACGCAAACCGGGCCGCAAGCCGTGCCGGGAGCGCCGCTGAAAGGCGTTGACGTGAAGCTCGGAAGAAATCCCGGCGGTTCGCCTGCCGCGCGGACGACGGATCAAAATGGCAAGTTCGATTTCGGCGTCTTGCCGAAAGGCTCCTACTACCTGATCGTGTCGCTGCCCGACAAAAACAGGAGTGCCGCGGCGAGTCCGACTGTGAAGACTTGCTGGGTCACGATCAACGGCGCGGTCGGCGGGGCGATTCAGAAGGGCTGGGACTTTGAAAAGAATCGCGCCTTCGACGCGGCGACGATGGGCACGGCGAAGGCCGCCACTCAAGAGAAGATCATCATTGAGTCTGACGGCGCACACCCGTTGAACGGCACCATCGTCAAATCGAAATCGAATATCTCGAACAACTAATTGGCGCAAACTTGATTACAGAAGAAAGCAGTGCTGATGCTGCCACAGGGGCCGGGTGGGTTGCTCACGACGATATTGCCGGGCAAGTTGCCGCAGAACCTCTTCACCAGGCGAATGATTCGGTAGTGGTTGGTTGTCCCAGGCTCAAGCTCGACGAACTTAACTTTCTTGGGCGACACGCCACCGACCGTGACCGTCGCGCCCTCTTTGATGTTCGAGCCAAAGACCTCTAAGACGAATGACCCCGTCGGGTTGCGCAGGAGATGGCAACCATTGACGAGCGGTATATCCAGTACCGGGTCGGCGATCACTTGATTCAGCGATATGACGTAATCGGCCGTCCCCAGCGAACAGTTGCCGATGGCGATGAAGAAGGTGCCGCCCGACGGCACGCTAATAAATTGAGAATTCCTCGGAGCGGTCGTCGTCATGTCGGCGATGATCCGCCCATCTTCCACGGCCACTCGCTGATCGCGCCGGATATAGATGTTGATGCTTTGATTGCTCTGCGCGCCGAAGCCGACCAGGACGACGACGCCGCAAGGGCCGGCTGGGGGCGTGGTGACTTTATATTGCGTACGGCCCAGCGAGCAGGAGCCGGGCGTCGCGGCAGGGATTTCGCCGAATGTGGTGACGGCTGGAAACTGAATTAAGGGTAGCTCTACGGTGTCAGCGTCGGGCGGCACGAGCAGCGACGCGCGAATGGTATAGGTTGCCATCTCCGGACTGCAATTGCCCACGGCGATGAAGTAAGTGCCCGCCTCGAACAGGTGTGGTCCCGTCACGGGAAAGGTAAGCGGCGCGCCTCCTCTGGCGGAGAAATCGGCGACGATTCTGCCATCGTCTGTGATCGCCCTCTGACCAAAGCGTGCGAAAATACTCAGGTCGAGTCTGGAAGGCGTGCTGATCTCTATTTTGATCTGCGTCGCGCCGCCGGGGTACTGAATCGCGTACTCCGTCTGCCCCAGCCCACAGGCGTCTGGGCTACGCGGCGGAATCGTGCCAGTCAGCAGCGTGTCGAAGGGCAGGGGGACGATGTCTTCAGGAGCCGCCGCGCTGGCCGCCATAGCCGAGCTTGCGAATGGCAACGCCGGGCGCATTTCGAGGGCAGCATATGAGCAGGCGAAGATGAACGAGAGCAGGGTGACACAGCAGATGAGCCGTCGCATAACTTCCTCCGAGTTGGGACGGTGCGGGTACGGGCAGCTGTGGGTAAGTCTAAACCCATGTTTTCGGAAGGTCAACGCATCGGGCGTTGCCTGAAAAGCCGAGAGCCACGGGACGCTGTGATGGCGTTCCATGGCTCTCGCGTTAAGTATTATAGTGGTGGACTCGACCTTCAATCAGCGATGC contains the following coding sequences:
- the thiE gene encoding thiamine phosphate synthase; the protein is MTFTLPKLYPITDTRLSGLTHAEQVERLAAGGATIVQLREKLASPREFYDAAREAMRVARALGVRLIINDRVDIALAVDADGVHLGQDDLPPRRARALMGASRIVGYSTHNVEQALEADSTPVDYLAIGPVFQTTTKEKADPVVGFELIGGLKSRLTKPLVAIGGITLETAPAVIAAGADSVAVISDLYAGNITDRTREYLRRL
- a CDS encoding carboxypeptidase-like regulatory domain-containing protein — protein: MVKRNAIPLHALPALVFTALCLLSTIITATPQPVATQTGPQAVPGAPLKGVDVKLGRNPGGSPAARTTDQNGKFDFGVLPKGSYYLIVSLPDKNRSAAASPTVKTCWVTINGAVGGAIQKGWDFEKNRAFDAATMGTAKAATQEKIIIESDGAHPLNGTIVKSKSNISNN